A segment of the Salminus brasiliensis chromosome 1, fSalBra1.hap2, whole genome shotgun sequence genome:
AAAGCGGGGCGGACGCTGCCTACTTTTCTGTGGAGGAGAACCTGACCAACCAGTTCCGCAAGTACATGGACATCCTCACCGCCAAGCCAAAGTTCCGGGAGGTCAAGAAGAAGCTCtttttggagcactttagcAAGACGGGGGGCGACAAAAACCTGCACACTCTTTACAATGCCGTAACGGGAGATAACTTTTCCGGAGAGTCTGTGCTGGAGATCACTCTGAACTACGAGCAGAAGAACCGTAGGGTAGTGGAGGACTTCTGCGCCCGGCTGAAGCAGTTGTTCTGCATAGGCCTCATCGCCTTGATGGGGCACACCGCTCTCAAAGGTGGCGATGATGAGGAGGCGATGCTGAAAGACTGGGCTGAGAAGATGAAGGTGGTACAGGCGAAAATGAACGTCGTCATCGAAGACTGTATCAACAGTTTTCCAAGCCAAGCCGAGATCGACATCAAGAGGCTGGTGAGGGACAACCGAGACAAGAAAAACGAGCAGCTTGCAGAAATGATAATAGATACCCTGACGAAGAAGTACGACTGGGTTGGCTGGTCCGTCCGCGTCTTTACCTCGCCCATGGGCTTCTTCAGCCTATTTGCCAACAAGAAAGACCTCCAGTGCTTCACGGGAAAGAGCAGGTTTCAGGTGCCTTCACCAGATGACAAAATGAATGTGATGGTTTCCTACAGTGCTTCCCCAGAACCTGTAGATAAAGCTCAGATCCAGCAGCTGGTCGAGTCCCAGAAGAAAACCTCCATTACAGAGGTCGCGGAGCTCCTGTTTGAGAAGATTCCCGTATGTGTGGTCCACATTGTCAAGACCTCATGCAAAGACATGGCTTATGCCAAGAGCTTTACAGATGAGCTTCACTTCTATGAGGAGTACAAGAACTTCTACCTCTTTGTTCATTCTGCATAGATCCAAATAAAGAACAGGCtctacctttatttttattaatgaccAGCTATTTTTGGCCTTGTGCAGAACACCCTTTAGTAGATAAAGTTCTGGAAAAAGTAGCTCTGGAAATATAATCATGATACTTAAACCAAATGTTCAAAATTCTGCAGAATTCCATCATTGAGAtcgaaagaaagtcaaacaAAGTAGTTTGGTGTGAAAAAGTGAATTGTAGAGACTCTTACTGGCCAAATTCTTTAAACTGTATTCACCATCCCGAAACACTAGTGAACTTGTatactgatcagccacaacattaaaaccaatacCTAATATTATGTGAATCCCCCTTATGCCACCAAAACTGCTCTAACCTTTCAAGGCAAGTGTCCCACAATACagctgaaggtgtcctgtactatctggcaccaaggcattagcagcagatcctttaagaagtgtaagttgtgaggtggggcctccatggatcacatcaatgagccatgACTCTGATGTTGATGGTTCATTGGTTTCCCTTtgttgaccactgcatactgggaacaccccacaagacctgcctaatgttttggaaatgttctgacccagttgtcaaGCCACCACTATTTGGCTTTTGTAAACACAtgacctttaagaactgactcttcacttgctgcctaatacgtAGATCCCATCCCTTGATGGatgccactgtaaccagataatgttcttcacctcacctgtcagtggcttaaatgttatggctgatcagtgtatattggAAATGGTAAAATTTAGTGGTAAATGTGTGTTTCACAGTGCATGTGTCTCTTCTCTGTGAATTCACAACTATTGTGaaccagtgtctcaggcatcaggcagcgtacTGGTAACCATTTAATGTAGTACCCTTAGACCTCCAGTtttattcaccaccactgtgaacaatctTAGTAAGTGGAGCTTTTAACACCAACCGCTCTgattgactttgtttacatcttaccTGTTAAAATATGCAGCAGTTTTGGAAAATTGTGGCCTTTTATAACGTTTTGCACAACACAGTACACGTCACTATATTCTGTTGGGTAAGTTGGAACAGTTATATTGGACCAGAAGTACGATCTTAAAAAAATTCCATTGAGAAATATGAGTTGAGTTATGTAGGACCAATTTTATAAGTGCCATTCAGACCATCTGGTGCTTAAAGGGGGCGATC
Coding sequences within it:
- the rpz5 gene encoding rapunzel 5 isoform X1, with translation MADKLQKFVADKKDVVETVMEVFEQGAEVVASIAGDLFPVFSIAAPIVKLALDNVESKEADYMKEQFQRVRERLEVVSEEIQRINEEVKKSGADAAYFSVEENLTNQFRKYMDILTAKPKFREVKKKLFLEHFSKTGGDKNLHTLYNAVTGDNFSGESVLEITLNYEQKNRRVVEDFCARLKQLFCIGLIALMGHTALKGGDDEEAMLKDWAEKMKVVQAKMNVVIEDCINSFPSQAEIDIKRLVRDNRDKKNEQLAEMIIDTLTKKYDWVGWSVRVFTSPMGFFSLFANKKDLQCFTGKSRFQVPSPDDKMNVMVSYSASPEPVDKAQIQQLVESQKKTSITEVAELLFEKIPVCVVHIVKTSCKDMAYAKSFTDELHFYEEYKNFYLFVHSA